A region from the Triticum urartu cultivar G1812 chromosome 1, Tu2.1, whole genome shotgun sequence genome encodes:
- the LOC125546780 gene encoding endoglucanase 14-like — protein sequence MVARARVLLVAAVVWFLSTTACQAAQRDYATALTKSLLYFEAQRSGKLPPTRRVQWRGDSALKDGADHGVDLIGGYYDSGDNVKFGFPMAFTVTMLSWSVVEHRDRLAAAGELSHALQAVRWGADYLAKAHAHPDVLYVNVGDGDSDHACWERPEDMDTPRRAYVVNATHPGSDVAAETAAALAAASVAFTGPRGDPRYASTLLKHAKQLFQFAKNHRGLYQNSIPSARSFYSSSGDEDELLWAAVWLYIATGHQEYKAYIAGTNNVGGVPQSLSWDDKFVGAQALVAKLILQGKLPNSGRHAEMRSNVESFLCNVVQHGDGRSGRLTPGGMLYLQPWSNLQDVTTAMFVLVTHADHLAAARASLQCGGVRLPPAQLVSFARSQVDYILGKNPMKMSYMVGVGKRYPLQPHHRGASLPSIRKYPGKISCGKGAEYFHRSAPNLNVIDGAIVGGPDNNDHYDDSRGNYQQGEPSTYTVAPIVGVLARLLRN from the exons ATGGTGGCAAGGGCTAGGGTGCTGCTCGTTGCTGCCGTGGTATGGTTTTTGTCAACCACGGCGTGCCAAGCCGCCCAGCGGGACTACGCCACCGCGCTCACCAAGTCGCTGCTCTACTTCGAGGCGCAGCGCTCCGGCAAGCTGCCGCCGACCCGGCGCGTCCAATGGCGCGGCGACTCGGCCCTCAAGGACGGTGCCGACCACGGC GTGGATCTCATCGGCGGCTACTACGACTCCGGCGACAATGTCAAGTTCGGGTTCCCCATGGCTTTCACGGTGACGATGCTCTCGTGGAGCGTGGTGGAGCACCGGGACCGGCTGGCCGCGGCGGGGGAGCTGAGCCACGCGCTCCAGGCGGTGCGGTGGGGTGCCGATTACCTGGCCAAGGCGCACGCCCACCCCGACGTGCTCTACGTGAATGTCGGCGACGGCGACTCCGACCACGCGTGCTGGGAGCGGCCGGAGGACATGGACACGCCCCGGAGGGCCTACGTGGTGAACGCCACCCACCCAGGCTCTGACGTCGCCGCGGAGACGGCGGCGGCACTGGCCGCGGCCTCCGTCGCATTCACAGGGCCGCGCGGCGATCCCCGGTATGCGTCGACGCTTCTGAAGCACGCGAAACAG TTGTTTCAGTTCGCCAAGAACCACCGTGGCCTCTACCAGAACAGCATTCCATCGGCCAGAAGTTTCTACAGTAGCAGCGGCGACGAG GACGAGCTGCTGTGGGCAGCTGTCTGGCTCTACATCGCCACCGGCCACCAGGAGTACAAGGCCTACATCGCCGGCACCAACAACGTTGGCGGGGTGCCGCAGTCGTTGTCCTGGGACGACAAGTTCGTCGGAGCCCAGGCACTGGTCGCCAAG CTCATCCTCCAAGGGAAGCTGCCCAACAGCGGCCGCCACGCCGAGATGAGGAGCAACGTGGAGAGCTTCCTCTGCAATGTCGTTCAGCATGGTGACGGCCGCAGCGGGCGGCTCACCCCGGGCGGCATGCTCTACCTGCAGCCCTGGTCTAACCTGCAGGACGTCACGACGGCGATGTTCGTCCTCGTcacgcacgccgaccacctggcGGCGGCGAGGGCTTCCCTGCAGTGCGGCGGCGTGAGGCTGCCACCGGCGCAGCTCGTCTCGTTCGCACGGTCACAGGTGGACTACATCCTTGGCAAGAACCCAATGAAGATGAGCTACATGGTTGGGGTTGGAAAGAGGTACCCGTTGCAGCCGCACCACCGCGGCGCGTCGCTGCCATCCATCAGGAAATACCCGGGGAAGATCTCCTGCGGCAAAGGAGCCGAGTACTTCCACAGGTCTGCGCCCAACTTGAATGTGATTGACGGCGCCATCGTCGGAGGGCCTGACAACAACGACCATTACGACGATTCTCGGGGAAATTACCAGCAAGGCGAGCCATCGACCTACACTGTTGCGCCCATCGTCGGAGTTCTTGCTAGGCTTCTGCGTAACTGA
- the LOC125546762 gene encoding acetylornithine aminotransferase, mitochondrial isoform X1, with translation MNSLQSFLAVAPVKPAAAAARLPSSRRARVSACLATPAPAPTAPAAARRELSAASRAVMADEAKYIVGTYKRAQVVFVAGRGCKLYDIDGREYLDMAAGIAVNALGHGDPDVDAAAADQRGRLVHASNVGYTVPQVELAKRLVEASFADRAFFANSGTEANEAAIKFARKYQRVAHPNGDAPTEFMSFTNCFHGRTIGSLALTSKVQYREPFEPVMPGSTFVEYGNLQEAKKVIQSGKIAAVFVEPVQGEGGIHSATKEFLQGLRDACDEAGALLVFDEVQCGLGRTGYLWAHEVYGVLPDIMTLAKPLANGLPIGVALVTEKVAAAIHYGDHGTTFGGGPFVCHAALATLDKIQKPGFLAEVTKKGEYFKQLLKTKLGGNPHVKEIRGAGLIVGIELDVPAGPLVDACLDAGVFLLTAGKGNVVRLVPALIVSEKELEQAAEVIRECLPALEASTS, from the exons ATGAACTCGCTCCAATCCTTCCTCGCCGTCGCGCCCGTCAAGCCGGCCGCGGCCGCCGCGAGGCTCCCGTCGTCCCGGCGGGCGCGCGTCTCCGCCTGCCTCGCGACCCCGGCGCCCGCGCCGACCGCCcccgcggcggcgcggcgggagCTGTCCGCGGCGAGCCGGGCCGTCATGGCGGACGAGGCCAAGTACATCGTGGGCACCTACAAGCGCGCCCAGGTCGTCTTCGTGGCGGGGCGCGGCTGCAAGCTCTACGACATCGATGGGCGTGAGTACCTTGACATGGCCGCCGGCATCGCCGTCAACGCCCTCGGCCACGGCGACCCCGACGtggacgccgccgccgcggaCCAGCGCGGACGCCTGGTCCACGCCAGCAACGTCGGCTACACCGTGCCCCAG GTGGAGCTCGCCAAGCGGCTCGTGGAGGCCTCCTTTGCTGACCGCGCCTTCTTTGCCAACTCCGGCACTGAGGCCAATGAGGCGGCCATCAAATTCGCCAGGAAGTACCAGAGGGTCGCGCACCCCAACGGTGATGCGCCTACGGAGTTCATGTCCTTCACCAACTGCTTCCATGGCCGGACCATTGGCTCGCTCGCGCTGACTAGCAAGGTGCAGTACAGGGAGCCCTTTGAACCTGTCATGCCCGGCTCAACATTTGTCGAGTATGGCAATTTGCAGGAGGCCAAGAAGGTGATACAGTCGGGGAAGATTGCTGCTGTGTTTGTCGAGCCCGTGCAGGGTGAGGGTGGGATTCACAGTGCCACCAAGGAGTTCTTGCAGGGACTGCGGGATGCTTGTGATGAGGCAGGGGCTCTCTTGGTCTTTGACGAG GTGCAATGTGGTCTGGGGCGCACAGGTTACCTCTGGGCCCATGAGGTTTATGGTGTATTACCTGACATAATGACCTTGGCGAAGCCACTGGCCAACGGCCTTCCCATTGGTGTGGCCTTGGTCACCGAAAAGGTTGCGGCAGCCATACACTACGGTGACCATGGTACCACATTCGGCGGAGGCCCTTTTGTGTGCCATGCTGCATTAGCCACATTGGACAAGATCCAGAAACCTGGCTTTCTAGCAGAGGTGACCAAGAAAGGAGAATACTTCAAGCAGCTGCTCAAAACTAAGCTGGGTGGAAACCCTCATGTCAAAGAGATCCGGGGGGCCGGTCTCATCGTTGGCATTGAGCTCGACGTACCGGCTGGGCCTTTGGTTGATGCGTGCTTGGATGCTGGTGTCTTTCTGCTGACGGCCGGGAAAGGCAATGTGGTGAGGCTTGTGCCTGCGCTCATCGTGTCGGAGAAGGAGCTGGAGCAAGCTGCAGAGGTGATAAGGGAATGTCTACCTGCTCTTGAAGCCTCTACCTCTTAG
- the LOC125546762 gene encoding acetylornithine aminotransferase, mitochondrial isoform X2: MNSLQSFLAVAPVKPAAAAARLPSSRRARVSACLATPAPAPTAPAAARRELSAASRAVMADEAKYIVGTYKRAQVVFVAGRGCKLYDIDGREYLDMAAGIAVNALGHGDPDVDAAAADQRGRLVHASNVGYTVPQVELAKRLVEASFADRAFFANSGTEANEAAIKFARKYQRVAHPNGDAPTEFMSFTNCFHGRTIGSLALTSKEAKKVIQSGKIAAVFVEPVQGEGGIHSATKEFLQGLRDACDEAGALLVFDEVQCGLGRTGYLWAHEVYGVLPDIMTLAKPLANGLPIGVALVTEKVAAAIHYGDHGTTFGGGPFVCHAALATLDKIQKPGFLAEVTKKGEYFKQLLKTKLGGNPHVKEIRGAGLIVGIELDVPAGPLVDACLDAGVFLLTAGKGNVVRLVPALIVSEKELEQAAEVIRECLPALEASTS, from the exons ATGAACTCGCTCCAATCCTTCCTCGCCGTCGCGCCCGTCAAGCCGGCCGCGGCCGCCGCGAGGCTCCCGTCGTCCCGGCGGGCGCGCGTCTCCGCCTGCCTCGCGACCCCGGCGCCCGCGCCGACCGCCcccgcggcggcgcggcgggagCTGTCCGCGGCGAGCCGGGCCGTCATGGCGGACGAGGCCAAGTACATCGTGGGCACCTACAAGCGCGCCCAGGTCGTCTTCGTGGCGGGGCGCGGCTGCAAGCTCTACGACATCGATGGGCGTGAGTACCTTGACATGGCCGCCGGCATCGCCGTCAACGCCCTCGGCCACGGCGACCCCGACGtggacgccgccgccgcggaCCAGCGCGGACGCCTGGTCCACGCCAGCAACGTCGGCTACACCGTGCCCCAG GTGGAGCTCGCCAAGCGGCTCGTGGAGGCCTCCTTTGCTGACCGCGCCTTCTTTGCCAACTCCGGCACTGAGGCCAATGAGGCGGCCATCAAATTCGCCAGGAAGTACCAGAGGGTCGCGCACCCCAACGGTGATGCGCCTACGGAGTTCATGTCCTTCACCAACTGCTTCCATGGCCGGACCATTGGCTCGCTCGCGCTGACTAGCAAG GAGGCCAAGAAGGTGATACAGTCGGGGAAGATTGCTGCTGTGTTTGTCGAGCCCGTGCAGGGTGAGGGTGGGATTCACAGTGCCACCAAGGAGTTCTTGCAGGGACTGCGGGATGCTTGTGATGAGGCAGGGGCTCTCTTGGTCTTTGACGAG GTGCAATGTGGTCTGGGGCGCACAGGTTACCTCTGGGCCCATGAGGTTTATGGTGTATTACCTGACATAATGACCTTGGCGAAGCCACTGGCCAACGGCCTTCCCATTGGTGTGGCCTTGGTCACCGAAAAGGTTGCGGCAGCCATACACTACGGTGACCATGGTACCACATTCGGCGGAGGCCCTTTTGTGTGCCATGCTGCATTAGCCACATTGGACAAGATCCAGAAACCTGGCTTTCTAGCAGAGGTGACCAAGAAAGGAGAATACTTCAAGCAGCTGCTCAAAACTAAGCTGGGTGGAAACCCTCATGTCAAAGAGATCCGGGGGGCCGGTCTCATCGTTGGCATTGAGCTCGACGTACCGGCTGGGCCTTTGGTTGATGCGTGCTTGGATGCTGGTGTCTTTCTGCTGACGGCCGGGAAAGGCAATGTGGTGAGGCTTGTGCCTGCGCTCATCGTGTCGGAGAAGGAGCTGGAGCAAGCTGCAGAGGTGATAAGGGAATGTCTACCTGCTCTTGAAGCCTCTACCTCTTAG